The following are from one region of the Novosphingobium humi genome:
- a CDS encoding (2Fe-2S)-binding protein, giving the protein MIELTINGQKRRVDAESDTPLLWVLRDDLGMTGTKYGCGVAQCGACSVLVDGSVMRSCVTPVEAVAGRKVTTIEAMEKDPVGAKVVEAWVKHQVPQCGYCQSGQVMAATSLLKQNAKPSDADVEAAMVNLCRCGTYNAIKAAVRDVAGLEKKA; this is encoded by the coding sequence ATGATCGAATTGACCATCAACGGCCAAAAACGCCGAGTCGATGCCGAGAGCGACACGCCCTTGCTCTGGGTCCTGCGCGATGATCTGGGGATGACGGGCACCAAATATGGTTGCGGCGTGGCGCAATGCGGCGCCTGCTCGGTGCTGGTCGATGGTTCGGTGATGCGCTCCTGCGTGACGCCGGTCGAGGCCGTGGCTGGCCGCAAGGTGACCACCATTGAGGCGATGGAAAAGGACCCTGTGGGCGCGAAGGTCGTGGAGGCATGGGTCAAGCACCAGGTGCCCCAATGCGGCTATTGCCAGTCTGGTCAGGTGATGGCGGCGACTTCGTTGCTGAAACAGAACGCCAAGCCCAGCGATGCCGATGTCGAGGCCGCGATGGTCAACCTGTGCCGCTGCGGCACCTATAACGCCATCAAGGCGGCGGTGCGCGATGTGGCCGGATTGGAGAAGAAGGCATGA